A stretch of Helicobacter pylori oki112 DNA encodes these proteins:
- the bioV gene encoding pimelyl-ACP methyl ester esterase BioV — translation MRFFSGFGFVNESVLFEEWLLKGAYDVSGFSMGAIKAIEYAYNEISQQRRINSLLLFSPCMLVHKSLAFKRLQLSSFQKDPQSYMDNFYEEVGLSAQLERFKKMGSLEELEFLLNYKYSDSIIRFLLEKGVKIEVFIGLKDRITDIQALLEFFMPLVQVWQFKDCNHLLQKS, via the coding sequence ATGCGTTTTTTTAGTGGTTTTGGGTTCGTTAATGAAAGCGTTTTGTTTGAAGAGTGGCTTTTAAAAGGGGCTTATGATGTGTCAGGCTTTTCTATGGGAGCGATTAAAGCGATAGAATACGCTTATAATGAAATCTCACAACAGCGCCGCATCAATTCTTTGTTATTGTTTTCGCCTTGCATGCTAGTGCATAAGAGTTTGGCGTTCAAACGCTTGCAACTTTCTTCGTTTCAAAAAGACCCGCAAAGCTACATGGATAACTTTTATGAAGAAGTGGGCTTGAGCGCTCAATTGGAGCGTTTTAAAAAAATGGGTTCTTTAGAAGAATTAGAATTTTTATTGAATTACAAGTATAGTGATTCTATAATTAGATTTTTATTAGAAAAAGGCGTGAAGATTGAAGTGTTTATCGGGTTAAAAGACAGGATCACTGACATTCAAGCCCTTTTAGAATTTTTTATGCCTTTAGTTCAAGTGTGGCAGTTTAAGGATTGCAACCATTTGTTGCAAAAATCTTAA
- a CDS encoding DUF4149 domain-containing protein: protein MKKFGLGVYLLLLGILGGSLIILGAIVAPIVFKASSILPELNLTPFESGKLMAQIFVRFNYLLGAIGFVVLLYEIVSFIYYKRSLVYLILGVAIGALCFLFVFYYTPYILNAQKAGEVALQSAEFARSHAQSEWLFKELFVLVCTLFFWRLLGKNVL, encoded by the coding sequence ATGAAAAAATTTGGTTTAGGGGTGTATTTGCTTCTTTTAGGTATTTTGGGCGGCTCTTTGATCATTCTAGGAGCGATAGTCGCACCCATTGTTTTCAAAGCGTCAAGCATTTTACCTGAATTGAATCTAACTCCCTTTGAGAGCGGGAAACTCATGGCGCAAATCTTTGTGCGTTTCAATTATCTTTTAGGTGCGATCGGTTTTGTGGTGTTACTTTATGAAATCGTTTCGTTTATTTACTATAAAAGATCGTTAGTGTATTTGATCCTTGGCGTGGCGATAGGGGCGTTGTGTTTTCTCTTTGTTTTTTATTACACGCCTTATATTTTAAACGCTCAAAAAGCAGGCGAAGTCGCACTTCAAAGCGCTGAATTTGCCCGCTCGCACGCTCAAAGCGAATGGCTGTTTAAGGAATTGTTTGTGCTGGTGTGCACTTTGTTTTTTTGGCGTTTGCTTGGAAAAAATGTGCTTTGA
- a CDS encoding vacuolating cytotoxin domain-containing protein — MKKFKKKPKSIKRSHQKIILKRPLWFVPLLIGGFASGVYADGTDILGLSWGEKSQKVCVHHPWYAIWSCDKWEEKTQQYTGNQLITKTWAGGNAANYYHTQNNQNITANLKNDNGTYFLSGLYNYTGGEYNGGNLDIELGSNATFNLGASSGNSFTSWYPNGHTNVTFSAGTITVNNSVEVGNRVGSGAGTHTGTATLNLNANKVNINSNISAFKTSQVNVGNTNSTITIGSVSLSGDTCSSLASVGVGANCSTSGPSYSFKGTTNATNTAFSNASGSFTFEENATFSGAKWNGGTYTFNKEFNATNNTAFNSGSFNFKGTSSFNGASFSNASYTFNNQATFQNSSFNGGTFTFNNQTNQSAQHPQIQNSSFSGNATILKGSVIFQQAFNNSNHQLTIQNASFNNANFNNTGKITINESASFNDTTFNTSVDTNNMSVTGSVTLSGKNDLKNGSTLDFGSSKITLTQGTTFNLTSLSSEKSVTILNSSGGITYNNLLNHALNSLTNALKTNESSSLPQSFAQGLWGMITYNGVTGQLLNKNAATSKNTDSSPSKSSSNPTQVYQVGYKIGDTIYKLQETFSTNSIIIQALESGTYTPPPTISGSQFDLSASNYINADMPWYDHKYYIPKSQNFTESGTYYLPSVQIWGSYTNSFKQTFSASNSNLVIGYNSTWTGNSVSSSDTVSFGDTSGSVLNGHCGPWPYYQCTGTTNGTYSAYHVYITANLRSGNRIGTGGAANLIFNGVDSINIANATITQHNAGTYSSSMTFSTQNMDNSQNLKGLNSNGTLSVYGTTFTNQAKYGKFIFNAGQATFENTSFNGGSYQFSGDSLNFSNNNQFNSGSFEISAKNASFNNAHFNNSTSFNFNNSNATTSFMGDFTNAHSNLQIAGNAVFGNSTNGSQNNANFNNTGSVNILGNATFYNVVFNGPTNTSVKGQVTLNNITLKNLNAPLSFGDGTIVFNAHSVINIGEAITNGNPITLVSSSKEIEYNNAFSKNLWQLINYQGHGASSEKLVSSVGNGVYDVVYFFNNQTYNFQEVFSPNSISIRRLGVGMVFDYMDMEKSDHLYYKDVVGFMTYMPNSYNNNLGNSNNTIYYYDKSIDFYASGKTLFTKAEFSQIFTGQNSAIVFGAKSIWTDASDAPQSNAIIRFGDNKGAGSNDASGHCWNLQCIGFITGHYEAQKIYITGSIESGNRISSGGGASLNFNGLQGILLTNATLYNRVAGTQSSSMNFVSNSANIQVQNSYFIDDTAQNGGNPNFSFNALNLDFSNSSFRGYVGKTQSVFKFNAVNAISFTNSTNLSSGLYQMQAKSVLFDNSNLSVSVGTSSIKANAINLSQNASINASNHSTLELQGDLNLNDTSSLNLNQSAINVSNNATINDYASLIASNNAHINFNGAVNFNSANITTSLNDSSIVFKGAISLGGQFNLSNNSSLDFQGSSAIISNTAFNFYDNAFSQSPITFHQALDIKAPLSLGGNLLNPNNSSVLNLKNSQLVFSDQGSLNIANIDLLSDLNDNKNRVYNIIQAGMNNNWYERINFFGMHISDGIYDAINQTYSFTNPLNNALKITESFKDNQLSVTLSQIPGIKNTLYNIGSEVFNYQKVYNNANGVYSYSDDAEGVFYLTSNVKGYYNPNQSYQANGSNNTTKNNNLTSESSIISQTYNAQGNPISALHIYNKGYNFNNIKALGQMALKLYPEIKKVLGNDFSLSSLSDLNPNALNQLTKLITPNDWKNINELIDNANNSVVQNFNNGTLIIGATKIGQTDTNSAVVFGGLGYQTPCDYTDIVCQKFRGTYLGQLLESSSADLGYIDTTFNAKEIYLTGTLGSGNAWGTGGSASVTFNSQTSLILNQANIVSSQTDGIFSMLGQEGINKVFNQAGLANILGEVAVQSINKAGGLGNLIVNTLGSGSVIGGYLTPEQKNQTLSQLLGQNNFDNLMNDSGLNTAIKDLIRQKLGFWTGLVGGLAGLWGIDLQNPEKLIGSMSINDLLSKKGLFNQITGFISANDIGQVISVMLQDIVKPSNALKNDVMALGKQMIGEFLGQDTLNSLESLLQNQQIKSVLDKVLAAKGLGPIYEQGLGDLIPNFGKKGLFAPYGLSQVWQKGDFNFNAQGNVFVQNSTFSNANGGTLSFNAGNSLIFAGNNHIAFTNHSGTLQLLSNQVSNINITTLDASNGLKINAGSNNISVSQGDLFINASCTQQSDPTAADATNPCALSAQSTNGASNASNNMQIALNNNDESLMVTANDFNFSGNIYANGVVDFSKIKGSANIKNLYLYNNAQFQANNLIISNQAVLEKNASFTANNLNIQGAFNNNATQKIEVLQNLTIASNASLSTGIYGLEVGGSLNNFGTIHFNLENIQTPTPLIQAEGIINLNTTQTPFINVNNSMANNTTYTLLKSSRYIDYNINPNSLQSYLKLYTLININGNHIEEKNGVLTYLGQRVLLQDKGLLLSVALPGSNNAHQNNILSLSVLHDQIKMSYGNKIMDFTPPTLQDYIVGIQGQSALNQIEAIGGNNAIKWLSTLMMETKENPLFAPIYLKNHSLNEILGVTKDLQNTASLISNPNFRDNATNLLELASYTQQTSRLTKLSDFRAREGESAFSERLLELKNKRFSDPNPGEVFVKHSQLSKHPNNLWVQGVGGASFISGGNGTLYGLNVGYDRLVKNVILGGYVAYGYSDFNGNIMHSLGNNVDVGMYARAFLKRNEFTLSANETYGGNATSINSSNSLLSVLNQRYSYNTWTTSVNGNYGYDFMFKQKSVVLKPQVGLSYHFIGLSGMKGKMNDAAYKQFLMHSNPSNESVLTLNMGLESRKYFGQNSYYFVTARLGRDLLVKSKGGNTVRFVGENTLLYRKGEVFNTFASVITGGEMHLWRLMYVNAGVGLKMGLQYQDINITGNVGMRVAF; from the coding sequence ATGAAAAAGTTTAAAAAGAAACCAAAAAGTATCAAACGATCGCATCAAAAAATCATCTTAAAGCGTCCTTTATGGTTTGTGCCTTTACTCATCGGTGGGTTTGCTAGTGGGGTGTATGCAGATGGAACAGATATTTTGGGGCTTAGCTGGGGGGAAAAAAGCCAAAAGGTATGCGTGCATCATCCATGGTATGCTATATGGAGTTGCGATAAATGGGAGGAAAAAACACAACAATACACAGGAAACCAACTCATCACAAAAACTTGGGCAGGGGGTAATGCGGCTAATTACTACCACACTCAAAACAACCAAAATATTACAGCCAATTTAAAAAATGATAACGGCACTTATTTTTTAAGCGGTCTGTATAACTACACCGGAGGGGAATATAATGGGGGGAATTTAGACATTGAATTAGGCAGTAACGCTACTTTTAATCTAGGTGCGAGTAGTGGGAATAGCTTCACTTCTTGGTATCCTAATGGGCATACTAATGTTACTTTTAGCGCTGGGACTATCACTGTGAATAACAGCGTAGAAGTGGGCAATCGTGTGGGATCGGGAGCTGGCACGCACACCGGCACAGCCACTTTAAACTTGAACGCTAATAAGGTCAATATCAATTCTAATATCAGCGCGTTTAAAACTTCGCAAGTGAATGTGGGTAATACTAACAGCACTATTACTATCGGTTCGGTTTCTTTAAGTGGGGATACTTGCAGTTCTTTAGCTAGTGTGGGCGTAGGGGCTAACTGCTCCACTTCTGGGCCTAGCTATTCTTTTAAAGGGACGACTAACGCTACGAATACGGCTTTTAGTAATGCAAGCGGCAGTTTCACTTTTGAAGAGAACGCCACTTTTAGTGGGGCAAAATGGAATGGGGGGACTTATACTTTTAATAAAGAGTTTAACGCTACCAATAATACCGCCTTTAATAGCGGTAGTTTTAATTTTAAAGGCACAAGTTCCTTTAATGGCGCTTCGTTTAGTAACGCTTCCTATACTTTTAACAATCAAGCCACCTTTCAAAACAGCTCCTTTAATGGGGGGACTTTTACTTTTAATAACCAGACCAATCAAAGCGCTCAGCACCCCCAAATTCAAAACAGCTCTTTTAGTGGTAATGCTACCATTCTTAAGGGTTCTGTAATTTTCCAGCAAGCCTTTAACAATTCAAACCACCAATTGACGATACAAAACGCCTCTTTCAATAACGCTAATTTTAACAATACCGGTAAAATCACCATTAATGAGAGTGCGAGTTTTAACGACACGACATTCAACACTTCTGTTGATACAAACAACATGAGTGTTACCGGTAGCGTTACTTTAAGCGGTAAGAATGACTTGAAAAATGGCTCAACCCTTGATTTTGGGAGTTCTAAAATCACTCTCACTCAAGGGACGACTTTCAATCTCACAAGTTTAAGCAGTGAGAAGAGCGTAACGATTTTAAATTCTAGCGGTGGGATCACTTATAACAATCTTTTAAACCATGCGCTCAATAGCTTGACAAACGCCCTAAAAACGAACGAAAGCTCTTCATTGCCGCAAAGTTTCGCTCAAGGTTTATGGGGCATGATCACTTACAATGGGGTTACCGGGCAGCTTTTGAATAAAAACGCTGCAACATCTAAAAATACTGACTCTTCGCCCTCTAAATCCTCTTCAAACCCTACGCAAGTCTATCAAGTGGGCTACAAAATAGGGGATACTATCTACAAACTGCAAGAAACTTTTAGCACTAATTCCATTATCATCCAAGCTTTAGAGAGCGGGACTTACACGCCACCCCCTACAATCAGCGGATCACAATTTGATTTATCCGCTTCAAATTATATTAATGCTGACATGCCTTGGTATGATCATAAATATTATATTCCTAAATCCCAAAATTTTACAGAGAGCGGGACTTATTACTTGCCGAGCGTTCAAATATGGGGGAGCTACACCAACTCGTTTAAACAAACCTTTAGCGCGAGTAATAGTAATCTGGTGATCGGGTATAACTCAACATGGACTGGAAATAGCGTTTCTTCTAGCGACACGGTGTCTTTTGGGGACACTTCAGGGAGCGTTCTTAATGGGCATTGCGGGCCTTGGCCCTATTACCAATGCACAGGCACGACTAATGGCACTTATAGCGCTTATCATGTGTATATCACAGCGAATCTGCGTTCTGGCAATCGTATAGGCACCGGTGGGGCAGCCAATCTAATCTTTAATGGGGTAGATAGTATCAATATCGCTAACGCTACCATCACGCAACATAACGCCGGAACTTATTCAAGCTCTATGACTTTTTCCACGCAAAACATGGACAATTCGCAGAATTTGAAGGGTTTAAATTCTAACGGCACGCTTTCGGTGTATGGCACCACTTTCACTAACCAAGCTAAATACGGGAAATTCATTTTCAATGCAGGGCAAGCGACTTTTGAAAACACCAGCTTTAATGGAGGGAGTTACCAATTCAGCGGTGATAGCTTGAATTTTTCAAATAACAACCAGTTCAATAGCGGTTCGTTTGAAATTAGTGCAAAAAACGCTTCGTTCAATAACGCTCACTTCAACAACAGCACTTCTTTTAATTTCAATAATTCTAACGCAACCACTTCGTTTATGGGGGATTTCACTAACGCTCATTCAAATTTGCAAATCGCCGGGAACGCTGTTTTTGGGAACTCTACTAATGGCTCTCAAAATAACGCTAATTTTAATAATACCGGCTCTGTTAATATTTTAGGGAATGCAACCTTTTATAATGTGGTGTTTAATGGCCCTACGAATACGAGCGTGAAAGGGCAAGTTACTTTAAATAACATCACTTTAAAAAACTTGAACGCTCCTTTGTCTTTTGGCGATGGGACAATTGTTTTTAACGCTCATTCGGTGATTAATATTGGTGAAGCTATCACTAATGGCAACCCTATCACCCTTGTAAGCTCTTCTAAAGAAATTGAATACAACAACGCTTTCAGTAAAAATCTATGGCAGCTCATCAACTACCAAGGGCATGGGGCAAGCAGTGAAAAGCTCGTCTCTAGCGTGGGTAATGGCGTCTATGATGTGGTGTATTTTTTCAATAACCAAACCTACAATTTCCAAGAGGTTTTTTCACCAAACAGCATTTCTATCCGGCGTTTGGGTGTTGGCATGGTGTTTGATTATATGGATATGGAAAAATCGGATCATTTGTATTATAAAGATGTTGTCGGTTTTATGACCTACATGCCTAATAGCTATAACAATAATTTAGGGAATTCAAACAACACCATTTACTATTACGACAAGAGCATTGATTTTTATGCGAGCGGGAAAACTCTATTCACTAAGGCGGAATTTTCTCAAATATTCACTGGGCAAAACAGCGCGATCGTTTTTGGGGCTAAAAGCATATGGACGGATGCGAGCGATGCGCCGCAATCTAATGCAATCATTCGCTTTGGGGACAATAAGGGAGCAGGGAGTAATGATGCGAGCGGGCATTGCTGGAACTTGCAATGCATAGGCTTTATTACAGGGCATTATGAAGCGCAAAAGATTTACATCACCGGCAGTATTGAAAGCGGGAATCGCATTTCTAGTGGTGGGGGCGCGAGCCTTAATTTTAACGGGCTTCAAGGCATTCTTTTAACGAACGCGACTTTGTATAACCGCGTCGCTGGCACGCAAAGCTCGTCTATGAATTTTGTCTCTAACAGCGCGAACATTCAGGTTCAAAACTCCTATTTTATAGACGATACCGCGCAAAATGGCGGTAACCCTAATTTCAGTTTCAACGCTTTGAATCTGGATTTTTCTAACAGCTCTTTTAGAGGCTATGTGGGGAAAACGCAATCTGTTTTTAAATTCAATGCCGTTAATGCGATCAGTTTCACCAACAGCACGAATTTAAGCTCTGGTTTGTATCAAATGCAAGCTAAAAGCGTGTTGTTTGACAATTCCAATTTAAGCGTTTCAGTGGGGACAAGCAGTATTAAAGCCAATGCGATCAATCTTTCTCAAAACGCCTCTATCAATGCGAGCAACCATTCAACCCTAGAGCTTCAAGGCGATTTGAATTTGAACGACACCAGCTCGCTCAACCTCAACCAAAGCGCCATCAATGTTTCCAATAACGCCACGATCAACGATTATGCGAGCTTGATTGCGAGCAATAACGCTCATATTAATTTTAACGGAGCGGTCAATTTCAATTCAGCGAATATCACTACGAGTTTGAATGATTCTTCTATCGTGTTTAAGGGAGCGATCTCTTTAGGAGGGCAGTTTAATTTAAGCAATAACTCTTCTTTAGATTTTCAAGGCTCTAGCGCTATTATCTCTAACACGGCGTTTAATTTCTACGATAACGCTTTTTCTCAAAGCCCCATCACTTTCCATCAAGCCCTTGACATTAAAGCACCCTTGAGTTTGGGAGGCAACCTCTTAAACCCTAACAACAGCAGCGTGCTGAATTTGAAAAACAGCCAGCTTGTTTTTAGCGATCAAGGGAGTTTGAATATCGCTAACATTGATTTACTAAGCGATCTAAACGATAATAAAAATCGTGTGTATAACATCATTCAAGCGGGTATGAATAATAATTGGTATGAGCGCATCAACTTCTTTGGCATGCACATCAGTGATGGGATCTATGACGCTATTAACCAAACTTATAGTTTCACTAACCCCCTTAATAACGCTCTAAAAATCACCGAGAGCTTTAAAGACAACCAGCTAAGCGTTACGCTCTCTCAAATCCCGGGTATTAAGAACACGCTTTATAACATTGGCTCTGAAGTCTTTAACTACCAAAAAGTTTATAACAACGCTAATGGCGTGTATTCTTATAGCGATGATGCAGAAGGCGTGTTTTACCTCACTAGCAATGTGAAAGGCTATTACAACCCTAACCAATCCTATCAAGCTAACGGCAGCAATAACACCACGAAAAATAATAATCTAACCTCTGAATCTTCTATCATCTCGCAAACCTATAACGCGCAAGGCAACCCTATTAGCGCATTACACATCTATAACAAGGGCTATAATTTCAATAATATCAAAGCGTTAGGGCAAATGGCTCTCAAACTCTACCCTGAAATCAAAAAGGTATTGGGGAATGATTTTTCGCTCTCAAGTTTGAGCGATCTAAACCCTAATGCCCTAAACCAGCTCACCAAACTCATCACGCCTAACGATTGGAAAAACATTAACGAGTTGATTGATAACGCAAACAATTCGGTGGTGCAAAATTTCAATAACGGCACTTTGATTATAGGAGCGACTAAAATAGGGCAAACAGACACCAATAGCGCGGTGGTTTTTGGGGGCTTGGGCTATCAAACACCTTGTGATTATACTGATATTGTGTGCCAAAAATTTAGAGGCACTTATTTAGGGCAGCTTTTGGAGTCTAGCTCGGCTGATTTGGGCTATATTGACACGACTTTTAACGCTAAAGAAATTTATCTTACCGGCACTTTAGGGAGCGGGAACGCATGGGGGACTGGGGGGAGCGCTAGCGTAACTTTTAACAGCCAAACTTCGCTCATTCTCAACCAGGCTAATATCGTAAGCTCGCAAACTGATGGGATCTTTAGCATGCTAGGGCAAGAGGGTATTAATAAGGTTTTCAATCAAGCCGGGCTTGCTAATATTTTGGGCGAAGTGGCGGTGCAATCCATTAATAAAGCCGGGGGATTAGGGAATTTGATAGTAAATACGCTAGGGAGTGGTAGTGTGATTGGGGGGTATTTAACGCCTGAACAAAAAAATCAAACCCTAAGCCAGCTTTTGGGGCAGAATAATTTTGATAACCTCATGAACGATAGCGGTTTGAATACAGCGATTAAGGATTTGATCAGACAAAAATTAGGCTTTTGGACCGGGCTAGTGGGGGGATTAGCCGGACTATGGGGCATTGATTTGCAAAACCCTGAAAAGCTTATAGGCAGCATGTCAATCAATGATTTATTGAGTAAAAAAGGGTTGTTCAATCAGATCACCGGCTTTATTTCCGCTAACGATATAGGGCAAGTGATAAGCGTAATGTTGCAAGATATTGTCAAACCGAGCAACGCTTTAAAAAACGATGTAATGGCTTTAGGCAAACAAATGATTGGCGAATTTTTAGGCCAAGACACGCTCAATTCTTTAGAAAGCTTGCTGCAAAACCAGCAGATTAAAAGCGTTTTAGACAAAGTCCTAGCGGCTAAAGGCTTAGGGCCTATTTATGAACAAGGTTTGGGGGATTTGATCCCTAATTTTGGTAAAAAGGGGCTTTTCGCTCCCTATGGTTTGAGTCAAGTGTGGCAAAAAGGGGATTTTAATTTCAACGCGCAAGGCAATGTTTTTGTGCAAAATTCCACTTTCTCTAACGCCAATGGAGGCACGCTCTCTTTTAACGCAGGAAATTCGCTCATTTTTGCCGGAAACAATCATATCGCTTTCACTAACCATTCTGGAACGCTTCAATTATTGTCTAATCAAGTTTCTAACATTAATATCACTACGCTTGATGCCAGCAACGGCCTTAAGATTAATGCCGGTAGTAACAATATTTCTGTGTCTCAAGGCGATCTGTTTATCAACGCTAGTTGCACGCAACAAAGCGATCCAACTGCAGCTGACGCTACAAACCCTTGCGCGCTTAGCGCCCAAAGCACGAATGGTGCTTCTAATGCGTCAAATAACATGCAAATCGCCTTGAATAATAACGATGAAAGCTTGATGGTTACGGCGAATGATTTCAATTTTTCAGGCAATATTTACGCTAATGGGGTGGTTGATTTTTCAAAAATTAAAGGCTCTGCAAACATTAAAAACCTGTATCTTTACAATAACGCTCAATTCCAAGCCAACAACCTCATTATTTCCAATCAAGCGGTGTTAGAGAAAAACGCCAGCTTTACAGCCAATAATTTAAACATTCAAGGAGCGTTTAACAACAACGCCACGCAAAAAATAGAGGTGCTTCAAAATTTAACGATCGCTTCAAACGCTTCCTTAAGCACCGGGATTTACGGGTTAGAAGTAGGGGGGTCTTTGAATAATTTTGGAACGATACATTTTAATTTAGAAAACATTCAAACGCCAACGCCGCTCATTCAAGCAGAGGGGATCATCAATCTCAACACCACCCAAACGCCTTTTATCAATGTCAATAACAGCATGGCCAATAATACGACTTACACTTTATTAAAAAGCAGCCGTTACATTGATTACAATATCAACCCTAACAGCTTGCAATCGTATTTGAAGCTCTATACCTTAATCAATATCAACGGAAACCACATAGAGGAAAAAAACGGCGTATTGACTTATTTGGGCCAACGGGTTTTGTTGCAAGATAAGGGGTTATTGTTAAGCGTAGCGCTGCCTGGCTCAAACAACGCCCATCAAAACAACATTTTAAGCCTTTCTGTCCTTCATGACCAGATTAAAATGTCTTATGGCAACAAGATCATGGACTTTACCCCCCCTACCTTACAAGATTACATTGTGGGCATTCAAGGGCAAAGCGCGCTCAATCAAATTGAAGCTATAGGGGGGAATAACGCTATCAAGTGGCTTTCAACATTGATGATGGAAACGAAAGAAAACCCGCTTTTTGCACCGATTTATTTAAAAAACCACTCTTTGAATGAAATCTTAGGCGTAACAAAAGATCTTCAAAACACCGCAAGCTTGATTTCTAACCCTAATTTTAGGGATAACGCTACCAACCTTTTAGAATTGGCGAGTTACACCCAACAAACCAGCCGTTTAACAAAACTCTCTGATTTTAGGGCTAGAGAGGGAGAGTCTGCTTTTTCTGAGCGCTTGTTAGAGCTTAAAAACAAGCGTTTTAGCGATCCTAACCCTGGAGAGGTTTTTGTCAAACACTCTCAACTTAGCAAACACCCCAATAACCTTTGGGTTCAAGGGGTGGGGGGAGCGAGCTTTATTTCTGGGGGCAATGGCACGCTTTATGGCTTGAATGTGGGCTATGACAGGTTGGTTAAAAATGTGATCCTTGGGGGTTATGTGGCTTATGGCTATAGCGACTTTAATGGGAACATCATGCATTCTTTGGGTAATAATGTGGATGTGGGGATGTATGCGAGGGCTTTTTTAAAAAGAAACGAATTCACTTTGAGCGCGAATGAAACTTATGGAGGCAATGCAACTAGTATCAATTCTTCTAATTCTTTGCTTTCTGTGTTGAACCAACGCTACAGCTACAACACCTGGACAACGAGCGTGAATGGGAATTACGGCTATGATTTCATGTTCAAACAAAAAAGCGTGGTGCTAAAACCTCAAGTGGGCTTGAGCTATCATTTTATAGGCTTGAGCGGGATGAAAGGCAAAATGAATGATGCCGCTTACAAACAGTTTCTCATGCATTCAAACCCCTCTAACGAATCGGTTTTAACGCTCAACATGGGGTTAGAGAGCCGTAAATATTTTGGTCAAAATTCCTATTATTTTGTAACGGCGAGATTGGGTAGGGATCTTTTGGTCAAATCTAAAGGCGGCAATACGGTGCGTTTTGTGGGCGAAAACACTTTATTGTATCGCAAGGGGGAAGTTTTCAACACTTTTGCGAGCGTGATCACAGGAGGCGAAATGCATTTGTGGCGTTTGATGTATGTGAATGCGGGGGTGGGGCTTAAGATGGGCTTACAATACCAAGACATTAATATAACTGGGAATGTGGGCATGCGAGTGGCGTTTTAG
- the lysA gene encoding diaminopimelate decarboxylase, whose product MFNYEELFQTYKTPFYLYDFDKIKQAFLNYKEAFKGRKSLICYALKANSNLSILSLLAHLESGADCVSIGEIYRALKAGIKPYRIVFSGVGKSGFEIEQALKLNILFLNVESFMELKTIETIAQSLGIKARISIRINPNIDAKTHPYISTGLKENKFGVGEKEALEMFLWAKKSAFLEPVSVHFHIGSQLLDLEPIIEASQKVAKIAKSLIALGIDLRFFDVGGGIGVSYENEETIKLYDYAQGILNALQGLDLTIICEPGRSIVAESGELITQVLYEKKAQNKRFVVVDAGMNDFLRPSLYHAKHATRVITPSKGRKISPCDVVGPVCESSDTFLKDVHLPELEPGDKIAIEKVGAYGSSMASQYNSRPKLLELALEDHKIRVIRKREALEDLWRLEEEVLKGV is encoded by the coding sequence ATGTTTAATTATGAAGAGCTGTTTCAAACTTATAAAACCCCTTTTTACCTCTATGATTTTGACAAAATCAAACAGGCTTTTTTGAATTATAAAGAAGCGTTTAAGGGGCGTAAGTCTTTGATTTGCTACGCTTTAAAGGCGAATTCCAATTTGAGTATCCTCTCTTTATTAGCCCATTTAGAGAGTGGGGCGGATTGCGTTTCCATAGGCGAGATATATAGGGCTTTAAAAGCCGGGATCAAGCCTTATAGGATCGTGTTTAGCGGGGTGGGTAAGAGCGGATTTGAAATAGAACAAGCCCTAAAACTCAACATTTTATTTTTGAATGTAGAAAGTTTTATGGAATTAAAAACGATTGAAACAATCGCTCAATCTTTAGGGATAAAGGCCAGGATTTCCATTAGAATCAACCCTAACATTGACGCTAAAACGCACCCCTATATTTCTACCGGTTTGAAAGAAAATAAATTTGGCGTGGGAGAAAAAGAAGCTTTAGAAATGTTTCTTTGGGCTAAAAAAAGCGCGTTTTTAGAGCCTGTTAGCGTGCATTTTCATATCGGCTCACAGCTATTAGATTTAGAGCCGATTATAGAAGCGAGCCAAAAGGTGGCTAAAATCGCTAAATCTTTGATCGCGCTAGGGATAGATTTGCGTTTTTTTGATGTGGGAGGAGGCATTGGCGTGAGCTATGAAAATGAAGAAACGATCAAGCTTTATGATTACGCGCAAGGGATTTTAAACGCGCTTCAAGGCTTGGATTTGACTATTATTTGTGAGCCGGGTCGATCCATCGTGGCTGAGAGTGGGGAATTGATCACGCAGGTTTTGTATGAAAAAAAGGCTCAAAACAAGCGCTTTGTGGTTGTGGATGCGGGCATGAATGATTTCTTGCGCCCCAGTTTGTATCATGCTAAGCATGCCACAAGGGTCATAACGCCCTCTAAGGGGCGTAAGATCTCGCCTTGCGATGTGGTAGGGCCTGTGTGTGAGAGCAGCGACACTTTTTTAAAAGATGTCCATTTGCCAGAATTAGAGCCAGGCGATAAAATAGCGATTGAGAAGGTTGGGGCTTATGGCTCTAGCATGGCCAGTCAATACAATTCGCGCCCTAAACTCTTAGAATTAGCCCTAGAAGATCACAAAATCAGAGTGATTAGAAAAAGAGAGGCTTTAGAAGATTTATGGCGGCTAGAAGAAGAAGTCTTAAAAGGGGTTTGA